The DNA segment CTTCCTCGCCGCCTACCGCGCCGCCGGCGGCCCCGCCGTCCGGCCCTCCGGCGACCCCTGGCCCGAGCTGGAGGTCCCGGCCCGCGCCCTGACCGTGCAGACCGCCGCGCTCGCCGTCGCCAAGGCCGCCACCGCCGGGCGGCCGCTGGACGAGGTCGAGGAGGCGGTCGTCGGCGCCTGCGCCCGGATGACGTCCCTGCCGGACCAGTTGGCGCCCGCCCGCCCGGACGTAGGGTGAACCCCTCGCCGCCGGGAGGCCGTTCCGGCGGCGCCCCGCCGCACCGTGACGGACGACAGGAGCTGAGCCGACGATGCAGTGCCCCAAGTGCCATGCGCCGATGCACACCTACCAACGCAACGGCGTCCAGATAGAACAGTGCGCCGGCTGCCGGGGGATCTTCCTGGACTACGGGGAGCTGGAGGCGCTGACCCGTCTCGAGTCGCAGTGGTCCCAGCAGGCTCCGCCGCCCGCCCCGCAGGCATACCCCGCCGCCCCCGCCTGGGGAGCCCCGCACCAGGGCCACCACGGCCACCATGGGCACCACGGTCATCACCACCGCGGCTTCGGCCACATGCTCTTCTCGTCCTGACGGCGCGCGTCCCGGACAACGACCGGGACAACGACCGAGGGCCGGAGCGATCGCTCCGGCCCCCGGTACCAGGTGTGGACGATACTGGGATTGAACCAGTGACCTCTTCCGTGTCAGGGAAGCGCTCTCCCGCTGAGCTAATCGTCCTCGGGACCGCGGATCACAAAGATCAGCGGCTGCGTGCGCGATACTGGGATTGAACCAGTGACCTCTTCCGTGTCAGGGAAGCGCTCTCCCGCTGAGCTAATCGCGCGGGTCGGACACCCCGTTTCCGGGGGATCCAGTGGACGATACTGGGATTGAACCAGTGACCTCTTCCGTGTCAGGGAAGCGCTCTCCCGCTGAGCTAATCGTCCTTGGAGGTGGAGACGGGATTTGAACCCGTGTAGACGGCTTTGCAGGCCGTTGCCTCGCCTCTCGGCCACTCCACCAGGAGTGAGGGGGTTCGGGAAGATCCCCCACATCGAGCGGACGACGAGACTCGAACTCGCGACATCCACCTTGGCAAGGTGGTGCTCTACCAACTGAGCTACGTCCGCAGGTGTCTCTCCCAGACTACGTCCGGGAGCTACGTGTCCTCCGGGGCGCTTGTGCGTCCCGGCGACGTGTTGAACTCTAGCGGATTCCGGGGCCAGTACAAAAACGCGTTTGTGCAGCGTGCTGCGCTGGTCGCTCGGCACAGGCAGGGTCGGGGCCGCCGCCATAGACTCGCTGACGTGCACGACTTCGCTCCGATGGCACGCTTCGGCGGCCTGATAGCCACCGACCTGCTGGACGTGACCAGCGATCCCGCGGCCCTGGACTCCACGGGCTGGTGGGCCGTGGCCGCCGATTTCGAGGGCAAGGTGGTCTGCGCCCGCTTCGGCGACGTACGGCCCGCCACCGCGGCGGACGCTCCCGCCCCCGACGGCTGGCGCGGCCCCGTGCCCGGCGCCTGGACCAGCTCCCTGGACCGCGACGCCTATACCGGCGGCGTGCGGCGCGTCCGTGAACACATCGCGGCCGGCGACGTCTACCAGGTGAACCTCTGCCGGGTGCTGACCGCGCCGCTGCCCGACCCCGGCCGCGCCGACGTGGACGCCCTGTCCGCGGTGCTGGCCCGGGGCAATCCGGCGCCGCACGCCGGCACGATCCGGCTGCCCGGCCACGGCGTGGAGATCGCCAGTGCCTCGCCGGAGCTGTATCTGCGGCGCGCGGACCGCACCGTCGCGTCCGGTCCCATCAAGGGCACCGGCCGGACCGCGGCGGACCTCTCGGCGAAGGACCGGGCGGAGAACGTGATGATCGTGGACCTGGTCCGCAACGACCTCGGCCGGGTCTGCGCCACCGGCACGGTCACCGTCCCGGCACTGTGCGCCGTCGAGGAACACCCCGGCCTGGTCCACCTCGTCTCCACCGTGTGCGGGGAACTGGACGGGGCGAACGAGAAGACCGCCTGGGCGGACCTGCTGGACGCCACCTTCCCGCCCGGGTCGGTCACCGGTGCCCCCAAGTCCAGCGCGCTGCGGATCATCGGCGAGCTGGAGACCGCGCCCCGCGGCCCGTACTGCGGAGGCATCGGCTGGGTCGACGCGGACCGCCGCACCGGCGAGCTCGCGGTCGGCATCCGTACGTTCTGGATCGACCGCACTCCGCCCGCCGGCCCCGTGCTCCGTTTCGGCGCCGGTGCCGGGATCATCTGGGACTCCGATCCGGAGCGGGAGTGGGCCGAGACCGAGTTGAAGGCGCGCAGGCTGCTCGCGGTAGCGTCGGGCCTGCACGAGGCGACTGGAGGTACACGATGAAGATCTGGCTCAACGGAGGCCTGCAGGACGCCGAGGGCGCCCGGGTCTCGGTCTTCGACCACGGCCTGACGGTCGGCGACGGAGTCTTCGAAACCATCAAGGCCGAGCACGGCCGTGCCTTCGCCCTCACCCGCCACCTGGAGCGCCTGACCACCTCCGCGCGCGGCCTGGGCCTGCCCGACCCCGACCTCGACGAGGTGCGGCGCGGCTGCGCGGCGGTCCTCGACGCCAACCCGATGGCCCTGGGCCGGCTGCGGCTCACCTACACCGGCGGCGTCTCCCCGCTCGGCTCGGACCGCGGCGACGCCGGCCCCACGCTGGTCATCGCCCTCTCCGAGACCCAGCGCCGCCCCGATGCCACCGCCGCCGTCACCGTCCCGTGGACCCGCAACGAGCGCGGCGCCCTCGCCGGTCTGAAGACCACGTCCTACGGCGAGAACGTCGTCGCGCTGGCCCGTGCCCGTGAACGGGACGCCTCCGAGGCGCTGTTCGCCAACACGGTCGGCGCGCTCTGCGAGGGCACCGGCTCCAACGTCTTCGTCGTCCTGGACGGCGAACTGCACACGCCGCCGCTGCACTCCGGTTGCCTGGCGGGCATCACCCGTGCCCTGACCGTCGCCTGGGCCGGCGCCAAGGAGACCGACCTGCCGCTGGACGCCCTGGAGCGGGCCGAGGAGATCTTCCTGACCTCCACCCTGCGCGACGTCCAGGCCGTGACCCGCATCGACGACCGCCAACTCGGCGACGGCCCCGGCCCGGTGACCGCGGAAGCCATGCGGATCTTCGACGAGCAGTCCGCCGCCGACTTCGATCCGCGGTGATGACGGGCCCGCGCGCGGGCGAGTAGAAAGTCCTCGTGACCACTACGCTGCGCCCCGCGGGACCCGAAGAGCGACACGACGACGGGCGCCGCGCCCGCCCGTACGACATCTGCGTCAACAGCCGCCGGGTCGGCGGGATCCGGCTGACGACGGACGCCCGGTTCGGCCCGGCCGCGGGCCGGATCGCGGAGCTGACCGTCGAGGCGCCGGACCGGCACCGCGGCCGCGCCACGGTCGCCGCGCTCGCCGCCGAGGAAGTGCTGCGCGGCTGGGGCTGCCGGCAGATCGAGGTGACCGTTCCCGCCGGCGCGGAGGCCGCCGCCCGGCTCGCCGCGGCGCTGGGCTACACCGAGCGCAGCCGCACGATGAGCAAGCCTCT comes from the Streptomyces angustmyceticus genome and includes:
- a CDS encoding aminotransferase class IV encodes the protein MKIWLNGGLQDAEGARVSVFDHGLTVGDGVFETIKAEHGRAFALTRHLERLTTSARGLGLPDPDLDEVRRGCAAVLDANPMALGRLRLTYTGGVSPLGSDRGDAGPTLVIALSETQRRPDATAAVTVPWTRNERGALAGLKTTSYGENVVALARARERDASEALFANTVGALCEGTGSNVFVVLDGELHTPPLHSGCLAGITRALTVAWAGAKETDLPLDALERAEEIFLTSTLRDVQAVTRIDDRQLGDGPGPVTAEAMRIFDEQSAADFDPR
- a CDS encoding chorismate-binding protein — translated: MHDFAPMARFGGLIATDLLDVTSDPAALDSTGWWAVAADFEGKVVCARFGDVRPATAADAPAPDGWRGPVPGAWTSSLDRDAYTGGVRRVREHIAAGDVYQVNLCRVLTAPLPDPGRADVDALSAVLARGNPAPHAGTIRLPGHGVEIASASPELYLRRADRTVASGPIKGTGRTAADLSAKDRAENVMIVDLVRNDLGRVCATGTVTVPALCAVEEHPGLVHLVSTVCGELDGANEKTAWADLLDATFPPGSVTGAPKSSALRIIGELETAPRGPYCGGIGWVDADRRTGELAVGIRTFWIDRTPPAGPVLRFGAGAGIIWDSDPEREWAETELKARRLLAVASGLHEATGGTR
- a CDS encoding TFIIB-type zinc ribbon-containing protein codes for the protein MQCPKCHAPMHTYQRNGVQIEQCAGCRGIFLDYGELEALTRLESQWSQQAPPPAPQAYPAAPAWGAPHQGHHGHHGHHGHHHRGFGHMLFSS